The genomic interval GACCGCGGACGCCGTCGGCACCATGATCGGCGCCGCCCTCGGCACCTCGCCGGTCACGGCCTATATCGAGAGCGCGGCGGGGGTGCAGGCGGGCGGGCGCACCGGCCTGACCGCCGCGGTGGTGGCGGTGCTGTTCCTGCTGAGCCTGTTCTTCGCGCCGCTGGCGGGCGCGGTGCCCGCCTATGCGACGGCGCCGGCGCTGGTCTTCGTGGCCGCGCTGATGGCCAGGGGCCTGAAGGAGATCGACTGGGACGACATGACGGAAGCGGCCCCTGCCCTCGTCACCGCGCTCGCCATTCCCTTCACCTATTCGATCGCCGGCGGTATGGGAATCGGCTTCATCGCCTATGCGGCGATCAAGATCGTGTCGGGGCGCTGGCGCGACGTGAACGCGGCGGTGGCGATCATCGCCGTCGCGTTCGCGGCGAAAATCGCGCTGGCCGGCTGACTACAGGTCGAGCACCTTGAACGCGATCAGCAGGTAGAACACGACCCAGAGCACCGCCGCGATGCCGGTGGCCAGCAGAGCCTTGCGGCCGAGCATGGGGGTCAGCGGGGCGCCGGATTCGGGGTCGGTCTCGGCGCCGAGGCCGACCGGCAGGAGGCAGAACAGCGACAGGAACCAGAGGATCGCATACGTGGCGAACAGCACCACACCATGGATGAACGAGACGATGGTCACGCCTGTTCAAGCTCGACCAGCGTGCCGACGAAATCCTTCGGATGCAGGAAGAGGACCGGCTTGCCATGGGCGCCGATGCGCGGCTCGCCCGTGCCGGTGATGGTGGCACCTTCCGCCTTCATCTTGTCGCGCGCGGCGTAGATGTCCTCGACCTCGTAGCAGACATGGTGCATGCCGCCGTTCGGGTTCTTCTTGAGGAAGTTCGCGATCGGCGAGTTCTCGCCCAGGGGCTCGAGCAGCTCGATCTTGGTGTTGCCGAGATCGACGAAGACCGTGGTCACGCCGTGGTCGGGCTGCGCCACTTCCTCCGAGACCTTGCCGCCGAGGACGTCCCGGTAGATGGCGGCGGCTTTCTTGATGTCGCCGGTGGCGATGGCGACGTGGTTGAGGCGTCCGATCATGAGGCTTTCCAAGCTGATGACTTCGAAGCGCCAAACTATCATGCTAACGACGGCCGCAACAAATGCGACCGATTTACGGAGGGGCAAGTGGGCAAGCGCGTGACCGTGGCGGGACTGGAACCACCGCTCGTCGACTTCGCCAGGACCAGTCCGTCGCTCAATCCGCAGACGCTGGTCGCGGCGCTGAACGAACAGGTGATGGCACTGGCGGCCGCGGGCTATGAGGCGAGCGTCCTCTATCTCGACACCGGCGCAACGGCCGAGACAGTGCTGGCCGATGCGCTCGAAAAGCAGAAGCCGGATTGCGTCTGTATCGGCGCCGGCGTGCGCAACAACCCGGCCTTTCTGCTTCTGTTCGAGAAGCTGGTGAACGTGATCCACGCCAACGCACCGGGGGCGAAGCTGTGCTTCAACACCGGGCCGCACGACACGATGGACGCGATCCGGCGCTGGATCTGA from Rhizomicrobium sp. carries:
- the mce gene encoding methylmalonyl-CoA epimerase, with translation MIGRLNHVAIATGDIKKAAAIYRDVLGGKVSEEVAQPDHGVTTVFVDLGNTKIELLEPLGENSPIANFLKKNPNGGMHHVCYEVEDIYAARDKMKAEGATITGTGEPRIGAHGKPVLFLHPKDFVGTLVELEQA
- a CDS encoding DUF1467 family protein, with protein sequence MTIVSFIHGVVLFATYAILWFLSLFCLLPVGLGAETDPESGAPLTPMLGRKALLATGIAAVLWVVFYLLIAFKVLDL